The following proteins are co-located in the Streptomyces sp. DT2A-34 genome:
- a CDS encoding penicillin acylase family protein, with protein sequence MPRRTPRNAPDRVRTPDRFPGFLKTASICALIAGLLSPLSQAATAPEAAAAEATAVDHCGNQCSDILPPGQNGNATLAQILANQAFGTLPDHASDQLGPYANLAKGYSGLTNATINNFFNDASFGVPSDQVASTVKPAGRGDVTIVRDKKTGVPHITGTTRYGTEFGAGYAAAQDRLWLMDVFRHVGRGQLTSFAGGAASNQGLEQEFYRHAPYTEADLQAQIDNAVAAAGDRGKQALADVNAYVDGINSYIDASDSGRYFPGEYVLTGHKDSVTNAGTIEHFKPTDLVALASVIGALFGSGGGGEVNNALSLLAAQEKYGVAEGTKLWESFRERNDPEAVVTVHDKSFPYATKPDDPQGEALPDAGSVTEEQLVHDRTGSAAGSAATTASTTAARTAMTSAKRGMSNALVVSGEHTASGHPVAVFGPQTGYFAPQLLLLQEIQGPGISARGASFAGLSMYVELGRGQDYSWSATTSGQDIIDTYAVELCQDDYHYLYRGTCTAMEKVEQKNAWKPTTADGTAAGSYTMRVWRTEYGPVTHRATVGGKKVAYTTLRSSFMHEADSIIGFQMLNDPDYVKGPEDFQEAVQHINYTFNWFYADSEHTAYYNSGDNPVRATGVDAEFPVWAQSAYEWRGWDPATNTAQYTPPSAHPNSLDQDYYISWNNKQAKDYTTAPWGDGSVHRGNLLEDRVKKLVAAGGVTRASLVKAMADAGLADLRAEGVLPDLLKVVGSSTVTDSTAAAAVSKLQAWISAGAKRTETSAGSKTYAHADAIRILDAWWPLLVKAEFEPGLGSELYAAMTNNLPIDESPSAAHGPTGSHAGSSFQYGWWSYVDKDIRAVLGESVQGPLDRKYCGGGSLSACRDILISTLKEAADKTAAQVYPGDDQCSAGDQWCADSIVQRTLGGIKHSKISWQNRPTYQQVVEFTSHR encoded by the coding sequence ATGCCACGGCGTACCCCACGTAACGCCCCAGACAGAGTGAGAACTCCCGACCGATTCCCCGGGTTCCTGAAGACGGCATCCATATGCGCCCTGATTGCCGGTCTTTTGTCGCCACTTTCCCAAGCCGCCACCGCGCCCGAGGCGGCGGCGGCCGAGGCCACGGCCGTCGACCACTGCGGGAACCAGTGCTCCGACATCCTGCCGCCGGGCCAGAACGGCAACGCCACCCTCGCCCAGATCCTCGCCAACCAGGCCTTCGGCACCCTGCCGGACCACGCCTCGGACCAGCTGGGCCCCTACGCCAACCTGGCCAAGGGCTACTCCGGCCTCACCAACGCGACGATCAACAACTTCTTCAACGACGCCTCGTTCGGCGTTCCGTCCGATCAAGTCGCCTCCACCGTCAAACCCGCCGGGCGCGGTGACGTGACGATCGTCCGAGACAAGAAGACGGGCGTACCGCACATCACCGGTACCACCAGATACGGCACGGAGTTCGGCGCCGGCTATGCGGCCGCCCAGGACCGGCTGTGGCTGATGGACGTCTTCCGGCACGTCGGACGCGGCCAGTTGACCTCGTTCGCCGGCGGCGCGGCTTCCAACCAGGGCCTTGAGCAGGAGTTCTACCGTCACGCGCCGTACACCGAGGCCGATCTGCAGGCCCAGATCGACAACGCCGTCGCCGCGGCCGGCGACCGGGGCAAGCAGGCCCTCGCCGACGTGAACGCCTACGTCGACGGCATCAACTCCTACATCGACGCCTCCGACAGCGGCCGTTACTTCCCCGGCGAGTACGTCCTGACCGGCCACAAGGACTCGGTCACCAACGCCGGCACGATCGAGCACTTCAAACCCACCGACCTGGTCGCACTGGCGTCCGTGATCGGCGCCCTGTTCGGCTCCGGAGGCGGCGGCGAGGTCAACAACGCCCTCTCCCTGCTGGCCGCCCAGGAGAAGTACGGCGTGGCCGAGGGCACCAAGCTCTGGGAGTCGTTCCGCGAACGCAACGACCCCGAGGCGGTCGTCACCGTCCACGACAAGAGCTTCCCGTATGCCACCAAGCCCGACGACCCGCAGGGCGAGGCCCTGCCCGACGCCGGCTCGGTGACCGAGGAGCAGCTCGTCCACGACCGTACGGGCAGCGCGGCCGGCTCCGCCGCGACGACCGCCTCCACCACGGCGGCCCGGACCGCCATGACCTCGGCCAAGCGGGGCATGTCCAACGCCCTCGTGGTGAGCGGCGAGCACACCGCGAGCGGCCACCCGGTCGCCGTCTTCGGCCCGCAGACCGGCTACTTCGCGCCCCAGCTGCTGCTGCTCCAGGAGATCCAGGGCCCGGGCATCAGCGCCCGCGGCGCCTCTTTCGCCGGCCTGAGCATGTACGTCGAACTCGGCCGCGGCCAGGACTACTCGTGGAGCGCGACGACCTCCGGCCAGGACATCATCGACACCTACGCCGTCGAGCTGTGCCAGGACGACTACCACTACCTGTACCGCGGCACCTGCACGGCGATGGAGAAGGTCGAGCAGAAGAACGCCTGGAAGCCGACGACCGCCGACGGGACCGCCGCGGGGTCGTACACGATGCGGGTCTGGCGCACGGAGTACGGACCCGTCACGCACCGCGCGACCGTCGGCGGCAAGAAGGTCGCCTACACCACCCTGCGCTCGTCCTTCATGCACGAGGCCGACTCGATCATCGGCTTCCAGATGCTGAACGACCCCGACTACGTGAAGGGCCCGGAGGACTTCCAGGAGGCGGTGCAGCACATCAACTACACCTTCAACTGGTTCTACGCCGACTCCGAGCACACCGCCTACTACAACAGCGGCGACAACCCGGTCCGGGCGACCGGCGTCGACGCGGAGTTCCCGGTGTGGGCGCAGTCGGCGTACGAGTGGCGGGGCTGGGACCCGGCGACGAACACGGCCCAGTACACCCCGCCGTCGGCCCACCCCAACTCCCTCGACCAGGACTACTACATCTCCTGGAACAACAAGCAGGCCAAGGACTACACGACCGCTCCCTGGGGCGACGGCTCGGTCCACCGCGGCAACCTGCTGGAGGACCGGGTGAAGAAGCTGGTCGCCGCGGGCGGCGTGACCCGGGCCTCGCTGGTGAAGGCCATGGCGGATGCGGGTCTGGCCGACCTCCGCGCCGAGGGCGTGCTCCCGGATCTGCTCAAGGTCGTGGGCAGCTCCACGGTGACCGACTCCACGGCCGCGGCGGCGGTGAGCAAGCTCCAGGCGTGGATCTCGGCGGGCGCCAAGCGCACCGAGACGTCGGCCGGCTCGAAGACGTACGCCCACGCCGACGCGATCCGCATCCTGGACGCGTGGTGGCCGCTGCTGGTGAAGGCCGAGTTCGAACCGGGCCTCGGCAGCGAGCTGTACGCCGCCATGACCAACAACCTGCCCATCGACGAGTCCCCGTCCGCCGCACACGGCCCGACCGGCTCGCACGCCGGCAGCTCCTTCCAGTACGGCTGGTGGAGCTATGTCGACAAGGACATCCGGGCCGTGCTCGGTGAGTCGGTGCAGGGCCCGCTCGACCGGAAGTACTGCGGCGGCGGCAGCCTCAGCGCCTGCCGGGACATCCTGATCAGCACCCTGAAGGAGGCGGCCGACAAGACCGCGGCCCAGGTCTACCCCGGCGACGACCAGTGCTCGGCGGGCGACCAGTGGTGCGCCGACTCGATCGTCCAGCGCACCCTGGGCGGCATCAAACACTCCAAGATCAGCTGGCAGAACCGGCCGACGTATCAGCAGGTCGTGGAGTTCACGTCACACAGGTGA
- a CDS encoding serine-threonine protein kinase, with protein MANPAMSVNPYWELTFDADGDPDAGKRDRLLAGVARHHVRDLIVFAHGWNNDRSGATRLYGRFFAPIPRLAPAAKIGYVGVVWPSMRFSDEPIPDFPRAVAAEMPRRPVLDKDTRHALLETFPGRATVIDQIARMLDQQPREEAELEEFGRLVRILVDVVPPGPQVLFAADTLAEGVPQSSPDMFSVSTAAVCEEFAQALTHLEAPDGAPDGAAAFSLPNPWEGAHELLRQATYYAMKRRAGTVGERGLGRVIGQLAARSPEVRVHLVGHSFGARLVSFALRGLPKGVRSVKSVTLLQGAFSHYAFASRLPHDARAGGVLEGQHNRIDGPLVCCYSRHDSALSTMYPLASRMAGDARGIAALDIGRTLGNKWGAMGHDGVQAVPGTRSSKLADALKAELPAAGCVNIDAASVVRRGGPPAGAHSDIVHRELAQVVVAAGRIDRPAADH; from the coding sequence ATGGCGAATCCGGCGATGAGCGTGAATCCCTACTGGGAGCTGACCTTCGACGCGGACGGGGATCCGGACGCAGGCAAGCGGGACCGGCTGCTGGCCGGGGTGGCGCGGCACCACGTCCGTGATCTGATCGTCTTCGCGCACGGCTGGAACAACGACCGCTCGGGGGCGACCCGGCTCTACGGCCGCTTCTTCGCGCCGATCCCGCGGCTCGCCCCGGCGGCGAAGATCGGGTACGTGGGTGTGGTCTGGCCGTCGATGCGGTTCTCGGACGAGCCGATCCCGGACTTTCCGCGGGCCGTGGCGGCGGAGATGCCTCGCCGCCCGGTGCTCGACAAGGACACGCGGCACGCGCTGCTGGAGACGTTCCCGGGGCGGGCGACCGTGATCGACCAGATCGCCCGGATGCTCGACCAACAGCCTCGTGAGGAAGCCGAGTTGGAGGAGTTCGGGCGGCTGGTGCGGATCCTGGTGGACGTCGTGCCGCCGGGGCCGCAGGTGCTGTTCGCGGCGGACACGCTGGCGGAGGGGGTGCCGCAGAGCTCGCCGGACATGTTCTCGGTGTCCACCGCCGCCGTGTGCGAGGAGTTCGCGCAGGCGCTGACGCATCTGGAGGCGCCGGACGGAGCGCCGGACGGTGCGGCCGCCTTCTCGTTGCCGAATCCGTGGGAGGGAGCACACGAGTTGCTGCGGCAGGCGACGTACTACGCCATGAAGCGGCGGGCGGGCACGGTCGGTGAGCGCGGGCTCGGCCGGGTGATCGGGCAGCTGGCGGCACGTTCGCCCGAGGTGCGGGTGCATCTCGTCGGGCACAGCTTCGGCGCGCGGCTGGTGTCGTTCGCGCTGCGCGGGCTACCGAAGGGCGTGCGGTCGGTGAAGTCCGTGACGCTGCTCCAAGGTGCCTTCTCGCACTACGCGTTCGCGTCCCGGCTGCCGCACGACGCGCGGGCGGGTGGGGTGTTGGAGGGCCAGCACAACCGTATCGACGGACCGCTGGTCTGCTGCTACTCGCGGCACGACTCGGCCCTGTCCACGATGTATCCGCTGGCCTCCCGCATGGCAGGGGACGCGCGGGGGATCGCGGCGTTGGACATCGGCCGGACGCTGGGGAACAAGTGGGGTGCGATGGGGCACGACGGGGTGCAGGCGGTGCCGGGGACGCGGTCGTCGAAGCTGGCCGACGCGCTGAAGGCGGAGCTCCCCGCTGCGGGCTGCGTGAACATCGACGCGGCGTCCGTGGTCAGACGTGGCGGACCGCCGGCGGGAGCGCACAGCGACATCGTGCACCGGGAGCTTGCGCAGGTGGTGGTGGCGGCGGGCCGCATCGACCGGCCCGCCGCCGACCACTGA
- a CDS encoding DUF1343 domain-containing protein: MRLSRRALLAATTAAASLTTASEASGAERRRHVRTGFENLTADAYAQLSGQRVGIVTNPTGVTRDARHIVDVMHADDRVNLGAVFGPEHGFRGTAQAGGSEGRYDDPATGLPVYDTYLKSGRPLADIFTASGVDTIVFDIQDVGARFYTYIWTLYDCMEAAQLAGKRFVVLDRPNPVTGRAAQGPVLHKEFATFVGRQPISQAHGMTVAELARLFNGEFLTTPVPLEAVRMTGWRRSEFYDAWGLPWVPPSPNMPTPDTALVYSGTCLFEGTNLSEGRGTTRPFELLGAEGIDGRWAAAVSELDLPGAHFREAYFAPTFSKFQGKTIGGVQIHVHDRAAYDPVRTGIALLVTAKKAWGGFGWRPDNWIDKLTGSTRVRTMIDAGASADEVVAGWQQELAAFRRMRGEYLLYK, from the coding sequence ATGCGCCTATCCAGACGAGCCCTACTCGCAGCGACAACGGCAGCAGCTTCACTCACGACGGCCTCCGAGGCCTCCGGTGCCGAGCGCCGCAGGCACGTACGCACAGGCTTCGAGAACCTCACCGCCGACGCCTACGCCCAGCTCAGCGGCCAGCGCGTCGGCATCGTCACCAACCCCACGGGCGTAACCCGCGACGCCCGCCACATCGTAGACGTCATGCACGCCGACGACAGGGTGAACCTGGGGGCCGTCTTCGGCCCCGAACACGGCTTCCGCGGCACCGCCCAGGCAGGCGGCTCCGAGGGCCGCTACGACGACCCCGCGACCGGCCTCCCGGTCTACGACACGTACCTCAAGAGCGGCCGCCCCCTCGCCGACATCTTCACCGCGTCCGGCGTGGACACGATCGTCTTCGACATCCAGGACGTGGGCGCCCGCTTCTACACGTACATCTGGACGCTCTACGACTGCATGGAGGCGGCCCAGCTCGCCGGCAAACGCTTCGTCGTGCTCGACCGCCCGAACCCGGTGACCGGGCGAGCGGCCCAAGGCCCGGTGCTGCACAAGGAGTTCGCCACCTTCGTCGGCCGCCAGCCCATCTCCCAGGCGCACGGTATGACGGTCGCGGAGCTGGCGCGGCTGTTCAACGGGGAGTTCCTGACCACGCCGGTGCCGCTGGAGGCCGTACGGATGACGGGCTGGCGGCGGTCAGAGTTCTACGACGCCTGGGGCCTGCCCTGGGTGCCGCCGAGCCCGAACATGCCCACCCCGGACACCGCGCTGGTGTACTCGGGGACCTGCCTCTTCGAGGGCACGAACCTGTCGGAGGGCCGCGGGACGACACGGCCGTTCGAACTGCTCGGCGCGGAGGGCATCGACGGACGCTGGGCGGCCGCCGTGAGCGAACTCGACCTGCCCGGCGCGCACTTCAGGGAGGCGTACTTCGCGCCCACGTTCTCGAAGTTCCAGGGCAAGACCATCGGCGGCGTGCAGATCCATGTGCACGACCGGGCCGCGTACGACCCCGTCCGCACCGGGATCGCCCTGCTCGTGACCGCCAAGAAGGCCTGGGGCGGCTTCGGTTGGCGCCCCGACAACTGGATCGACAAGCTCACCGGTTCCACACGGGTACGCACGATGATCGACGCGGGCGCGAGCGCCGACGAGGTGGTGGCGGGCTGGCAGCAGGAGCTCGCGGCGTTCCGGCGGATGCGCGGGGAGTACCTGCTGTACAAATGA
- a CDS encoding SDR family oxidoreductase, giving the protein MVEAVQGAGVVVTGAGGGIGAALARRFAAEGARVVVNDLDAGKAQAVADEIGGVAVPGDASAIVSEAREALDGTVDVYCANAGVAFEGEGPGQPLDEKAWTVSWDVNVMAHVRAANELLPNWLERGSGRFVSTVSAAGLLTMIGAAPYAVTKHGAYAFAEYLSLTYRHRGLKVHAICPQGVRTDMLAATGSAGDLVLHPTAIEPDDVADALFKGMAEDRFLILPHPEVAGYYEARAATPDRWLAGMNHIQQKWEEAR; this is encoded by the coding sequence ATGGTGGAAGCCGTTCAGGGTGCCGGAGTCGTCGTTACCGGGGCTGGGGGTGGCATCGGCGCGGCCCTTGCCCGTCGCTTCGCCGCCGAGGGAGCTCGCGTCGTCGTCAACGATCTGGATGCCGGGAAGGCCCAGGCGGTCGCCGACGAGATCGGAGGCGTCGCGGTGCCGGGCGATGCCTCCGCGATCGTCTCCGAGGCCCGCGAGGCGCTCGACGGCACCGTCGACGTCTACTGCGCCAACGCCGGTGTCGCCTTCGAAGGCGAGGGCCCGGGTCAGCCTCTCGACGAGAAGGCCTGGACGGTGTCCTGGGACGTCAATGTCATGGCACACGTGCGTGCCGCCAACGAACTGCTCCCCAACTGGCTGGAGCGGGGCAGCGGCCGCTTCGTCTCCACCGTCTCCGCCGCCGGACTGCTCACCATGATCGGCGCCGCGCCCTACGCCGTCACCAAGCACGGTGCCTATGCCTTCGCCGAGTACCTGTCGCTGACGTACCGGCACCGTGGCCTGAAGGTGCACGCCATCTGCCCCCAGGGCGTGCGCACCGACATGCTCGCCGCCACCGGCAGCGCGGGCGACCTGGTGCTCCACCCGACCGCCATCGAGCCGGACGACGTCGCGGACGCCCTGTTCAAGGGCATGGCGGAGGATCGCTTCCTGATCCTGCCGCACCCCGAGGTCGCCGGATACTACGAGGCGCGGGCCGCCACGCCCGACCGCTGGCTGGCCGGCATGAACCACATCCAGCAGAAGTGGGAGGAGGCCAGGTGA